Proteins found in one Pectobacterium atrosepticum genomic segment:
- a CDS encoding sugar-binding transcriptional regulator produces the protein MEKQSGSQESELLTEIAVAYYQDEITQEEIAKKFGISRIKVGRLLKRAKEEGIVEITVRYHPVFSTRLEQQMLERFSIKRALIALDHQDEEEQRRQVAALVSNYLALSLKDDTVVAVGQGRNVAAVADHVSNVTERNCRFICGIGGTHRPGDAINADHISRRLAKKFGGSSETLYSPAYVENRALKEAFMQNGTIKETLDRARKADIALVGIGDMNENSYMVKLGWFTPHEIIDASLNQGVIGDIAGYDFFNAQGLHVDTVMNERVIGVSIEELHKIPCVIAIASENTKALAILGALRTGAIDIVATSAGNIRTILNMTQ, from the coding sequence ATGGAAAAACAATCAGGATCTCAGGAAAGCGAACTTCTGACTGAAATCGCCGTCGCTTATTATCAGGACGAAATTACTCAGGAAGAGATCGCCAAGAAATTCGGCATTTCGCGCATCAAAGTCGGGCGTTTACTGAAACGCGCGAAAGAAGAAGGCATTGTTGAAATTACCGTACGCTATCACCCGGTATTCAGCACGCGTCTTGAACAGCAGATGCTGGAGCGCTTTTCGATCAAGCGTGCCCTGATTGCATTAGATCATCAGGATGAGGAGGAACAGCGTCGGCAGGTTGCGGCACTGGTTTCTAACTATCTTGCGCTGTCGTTGAAAGACGATACGGTGGTGGCGGTTGGCCAAGGACGTAATGTGGCGGCGGTCGCCGACCATGTGAGCAATGTGACAGAACGTAACTGCCGCTTTATCTGCGGTATCGGTGGAACACACCGTCCCGGAGATGCGATTAACGCCGACCATATCAGCCGCCGTCTGGCAAAAAAATTCGGTGGCAGCAGTGAAACGCTATATTCACCCGCCTATGTCGAAAACCGTGCGCTGAAAGAGGCTTTCATGCAGAACGGCACCATTAAAGAAACGCTGGATCGGGCGCGCAAAGCCGATATCGCGCTGGTGGGCATTGGGGATATGAATGAGAACAGCTACATGGTCAAACTCGGCTGGTTCACCCCGCATGAAATTATTGACGCCAGCCTCAACCAAGGCGTGATTGGCGATATCGCCGGATATGATTTCTTCAACGCGCAGGGCCTGCATGTCGATACGGTGATGAACGAACGGGTGATTGGTGTGAGTATTGAAGAGTTACATAAAATCCCCTGTGTGATTGCGATTGCCTCTGAAAACACCAAAGCCTTAGCAATTCTCGGCGCGCTGCGCACGGGAGCCATCGATATTGTCGCCACCAGTGCAGGTAACATTCGTACTATTCTGAATATGACGCAGTAA
- a CDS encoding NADP-dependent oxaloacetate-decarboxylating malate dehydrogenase produces MDEQLKQSALDFHQYPIPGKIQVSPTKPLATQRDLALAYSPGVAAPCLEIAADPLAAYKYTARGNLVAVISNGTAVLGLGNIGALAGKPVMEGKGVLFKKFSGIDVFDIEVDELDPDKLIDVIASLEPTFGGINLEDIKAPECFYIEKKLRERMKIPVFHDDQHGTAIICTAAVLNGLRVVEKNISDVRLVVSGAGAASIACLNLLVALGLQKHNIVVCDSRGVIFHGRDENMEETKAAYAIKDNGARKLADVIPDADIFLGCSGPGVLTPDMVKTMAPRPLIMALANPEPEILPPLAKEVRPDAIICTGRSDYPNQVNNVLCFPFIFRGALDVGATTINEEMKLACVHAIADLALAEQSEVVASAYGDQELSFGPDYLIPKPFDPRLIIKIAPAVAKAAMDSGVATRPIEDFDAYVEKLTQFVYKTNLFMKPVFAQARQQPKRVVFAEGEDARVLHATQELVTLGLAFPILIGRPSVIEMRLQKLGLQLTIGKDFEVVNNESDPRFKEYWSEYFELMKRRGVSQEKAQRAVIGNPTLIGSIMVHRGEADALICGTIGTYEEHFDVVEKVFGYREGVHTAGAMNALMLPSGNTFIADTYVNADPTPEQLAEITLMAAESVRRFGIEPKVALLSHSSFGTSDSPTAQKMRATLALVNKLAPELEIDGEMHGDAALVEAIRREQMPDSPLKGSANILIMPNMESARISYNLLRVSSSEGVTVGPVLMGISKPVHILTPIASVRRIVNMVALAVVEAQTQPL; encoded by the coding sequence ATGGATGAACAGCTAAAGCAAAGCGCCCTTGATTTCCATCAGTATCCGATTCCCGGCAAAATTCAGGTTTCCCCAACGAAGCCGCTGGCAACGCAGCGCGATCTGGCGCTGGCGTATTCCCCAGGTGTCGCTGCACCCTGTCTGGAAATTGCGGCGGATCCGCTGGCCGCTTACAAATACACCGCGCGCGGCAATCTGGTCGCTGTTATTTCTAACGGAACCGCCGTTCTGGGTCTCGGCAATATCGGTGCACTGGCCGGTAAACCGGTAATGGAAGGCAAGGGCGTTCTGTTTAAAAAATTCTCCGGCATTGATGTTTTCGATATCGAAGTCGACGAGCTGGATCCTGACAAGCTGATCGATGTGATCGCCTCTCTGGAGCCGACGTTCGGCGGTATCAATCTGGAAGACATCAAGGCACCGGAGTGTTTTTACATCGAGAAGAAACTGCGCGAGCGGATGAAGATTCCTGTCTTCCACGACGATCAACACGGTACTGCGATCATCTGTACCGCCGCCGTTCTGAACGGTCTGCGCGTCGTAGAGAAGAATATTTCTGATGTGCGTCTGGTGGTGTCCGGTGCGGGCGCGGCGTCTATCGCCTGTCTGAACCTGCTGGTGGCGCTGGGTCTTCAGAAGCACAACATCGTGGTGTGTGATTCGCGCGGCGTGATTTTCCACGGTCGTGACGAAAATATGGAAGAAACCAAGGCCGCTTACGCGATTAAAGACAATGGCGCACGCAAGCTGGCTGACGTGATCCCTGATGCGGACATCTTCCTTGGCTGTTCCGGCCCCGGTGTTCTGACGCCGGACATGGTGAAAACCATGGCGCCACGCCCGCTGATCATGGCGCTGGCTAACCCGGAACCTGAGATTCTGCCGCCGCTGGCGAAAGAAGTACGCCCGGATGCGATTATCTGTACTGGTCGTTCAGACTATCCAAATCAGGTGAACAACGTACTGTGCTTCCCGTTCATCTTCCGTGGCGCACTGGATGTCGGCGCCACCACGATTAACGAAGAAATGAAGCTGGCCTGCGTGCACGCGATTGCCGATCTGGCGCTGGCGGAGCAGAGTGAAGTTGTCGCCTCTGCCTATGGCGATCAGGAGCTGTCATTTGGCCCGGATTATCTGATTCCGAAACCGTTCGATCCGCGTCTGATCATCAAGATCGCACCAGCGGTAGCGAAAGCGGCGATGGATTCCGGTGTGGCGACGCGTCCGATCGAAGATTTCGATGCTTATGTCGAAAAACTGACTCAGTTCGTCTACAAAACTAACCTGTTCATGAAGCCGGTCTTCGCACAGGCTCGTCAGCAGCCGAAACGCGTGGTATTCGCCGAAGGTGAAGATGCACGCGTATTGCACGCCACGCAGGAACTGGTGACGCTGGGACTGGCGTTCCCGATTCTGATTGGTCGTCCGAGCGTCATTGAAATGCGTCTGCAAAAGCTGGGGCTGCAACTGACCATCGGTAAAGATTTCGAAGTGGTTAATAACGAATCCGATCCGCGCTTCAAAGAGTACTGGAGCGAGTATTTCGAACTCATGAAGCGTCGCGGCGTGTCGCAGGAAAAAGCGCAGCGTGCGGTGATCGGTAATCCAACGCTGATTGGTTCGATCATGGTTCACCGTGGTGAAGCGGATGCGCTGATTTGTGGCACGATTGGAACGTATGAAGAGCATTTCGACGTCGTCGAGAAAGTGTTCGGCTACCGCGAAGGCGTACATACGGCGGGGGCGATGAACGCGCTGATGCTGCCGAGCGGCAACACCTTTATCGCCGATACCTACGTCAATGCGGATCCGACACCGGAACAACTGGCGGAAATTACCCTGATGGCAGCAGAAAGCGTACGTCGTTTCGGTATCGAACCGAAAGTCGCGCTGCTGTCTCACTCCAGCTTCGGCACCTCTGATTCTCCGACTGCGCAGAAAATGCGTGCAACGCTGGCGCTGGTCAACAAGCTGGCACCGGAACTGGAAATCGACGGTGAGATGCACGGCGACGCCGCGCTGGTGGAAGCGATCCGCCGCGAGCAAATGCCGGACAGCCCGCTGAAAGGCTCCGCCAACATTCTGATCATGCCGAACATGGAGTCTGCGCGTATCAGCTATAACCTGCTGCGCGTGTCGTCTTCAGAAGGCGTGACGGTCGGGCCGGTACTGATGGGGATCTCGAAACCGGTACACATCCTGACGCCGATTGCCTCGGTTCGCCGGATCGTGAACATGGTCGCGCTGGCGGTGGTGGAAGCACAGACTCAACCGCTGTAA